A single genomic interval of Hyalangium gracile harbors:
- a CDS encoding RtcB family protein, whose amino-acid sequence MNRSYEVLSDESGKNPIKAWTVGVPFEDEAKKQLKNLAGLPFIHKWIAAMPDVHRGYGATVGSVVPTVGAIIPAAVGVDIGCGMIAVRTTLRADQLPDNLAPVRAVIEQAVPHGRTDNGGRNDRGAWQDAPAMHREAWARLKPGYDAIVEKHPRLGRGPDLGHLGTLGTGNHFIELCLDESQNVWVMLHSGSRGVGNRIGSHFIELAKEDMRRFFIQLPDADLAYLPEGTEHFQDYVKAVEWAQDYAATNRQLMLDSVVQALKASQLLPAFGLTDAAVNCHHNYVAREHHYGKNCFVTRKGAVRAREGDLGIIPGSMGARSYIVRGKGNPEAFDSCSHGAGRVMSREAAKKRFTLEDHAKATAGIECRKDVDVIDETPGAYKPIDAVMAAQADLVEVVHTLRQVVCVKG is encoded by the coding sequence ATGAATCGCAGCTACGAGGTGCTGTCGGACGAGTCGGGGAAGAACCCCATCAAGGCGTGGACGGTCGGCGTCCCCTTCGAGGACGAGGCGAAGAAGCAGCTGAAGAACCTCGCGGGCCTGCCCTTCATCCACAAGTGGATCGCCGCGATGCCGGACGTGCACCGCGGGTACGGCGCGACGGTGGGCTCCGTGGTCCCCACGGTGGGCGCCATCATCCCGGCGGCGGTGGGAGTGGACATCGGCTGCGGGATGATCGCGGTGCGCACCACGCTGCGTGCCGACCAGCTCCCGGACAACCTGGCGCCGGTGCGTGCCGTCATCGAGCAGGCCGTGCCGCACGGCCGGACGGACAACGGTGGCCGGAACGATCGTGGTGCCTGGCAGGACGCGCCGGCCATGCACCGTGAGGCGTGGGCGCGGCTGAAGCCCGGCTACGACGCGATTGTCGAGAAGCACCCGCGGCTGGGCCGTGGGCCGGACCTGGGGCACCTCGGGACGCTGGGGACGGGGAACCACTTCATCGAGCTGTGCCTGGACGAGTCCCAGAACGTGTGGGTGATGCTGCACAGCGGCTCGCGCGGGGTGGGTAACCGCATCGGGAGCCACTTCATCGAGCTGGCGAAGGAGGACATGCGGCGCTTCTTCATCCAGCTGCCGGACGCGGACCTGGCGTACCTGCCGGAGGGGACGGAGCACTTCCAGGACTACGTGAAGGCGGTGGAGTGGGCGCAGGACTACGCGGCCACCAACCGGCAGCTGATGCTGGACTCGGTGGTGCAGGCCCTGAAGGCGTCGCAGCTGCTGCCGGCCTTCGGGCTGACGGACGCGGCGGTGAACTGCCACCACAACTACGTGGCGCGCGAGCACCACTACGGGAAGAACTGCTTCGTGACGCGCAAGGGCGCGGTGCGAGCGCGCGAGGGGGACCTCGGCATCATCCCCGGCAGCATGGGGGCGCGCTCGTACATCGTCCGCGGGAAGGGGAACCCGGAGGCGTTCGACTCGTGCAGCCACGGGGCGGGGCGGGTGATGTCGCGTGAGGCGGCGAAGAAGCGGTTCACGCTCGAGGACCACGCGAAGGCGACGGCGGGTATCGAGTGCCGCAAGGACGTAGACGTCATCGACGAGACGCCGGGTGCGTACAAGCCCATCGACGCGGTGATGGCGGCGCAGGCGGACCTGGTGGAAGTGGTCCACACGCTTCGGCAGGTGGTGTGTGTGAAGGGATAG
- the rtcR gene encoding RNA repair transcriptional activator RtcR, whose protein sequence is MAKAQARKTVVIGMLGTTIDQGQGVKRWERWRPTVALCQQEDLLVDRLELLYPPSAAVLATTVTEDIQQVSPETEVRGAVVDIRNPWDLEQVYGALLDYARSYPFQPEQEDYLVHITTGTHIAQICMFLLVESRHIPARLVQTSPPSGRDKGLGGAGAHTLIDLDLSKYDKLAARFQQEQREALSFLKAGIDTRNAAFNRIIERIEQVAIQSRAPLLITGPTGAGKSQLARRIYALKKARRQVSGPFVDLNCATLRGDAAMSALFGHVKGAFTGAVNDRPGLLRQANGGVLFLDEIGELGADEQAMLLRALEDKRFLPVGSDKEVESDFQLIAGTNRDLQVEVEHGRFREDLLARINLWTFRLPALRERPEDIPPNLLYELDQASQALGLRVTMNKEAQEHFLRFATSPEARWSGNFRDLNAAVLRMATLASGGRITREDVDEELSRLRAQWTKSTGPATAGSVDLVAEVLGAELAAELDRFDRVQLADVIAVCRQSRTLSEAGRVLFAQSRARKQSTNDADRLKKYLTRFGLGWDDVSKRGANEAA, encoded by the coding sequence ATGGCGAAGGCACAAGCGCGCAAGACGGTGGTCATCGGGATGCTCGGCACCACGATCGACCAGGGGCAGGGGGTGAAGCGGTGGGAGAGGTGGCGGCCCACGGTGGCGCTGTGCCAGCAGGAGGACCTGCTGGTGGACCGGCTGGAGCTGCTCTACCCGCCCTCGGCGGCAGTGCTGGCGACGACCGTGACGGAGGACATCCAGCAGGTGTCCCCGGAGACGGAGGTGCGAGGGGCGGTGGTGGACATCCGCAACCCGTGGGACCTGGAGCAGGTATACGGGGCGCTGCTGGACTACGCGCGGAGCTACCCGTTCCAGCCCGAGCAGGAGGACTACCTCGTCCACATCACCACGGGGACGCACATCGCGCAGATCTGCATGTTCCTCTTGGTGGAGAGCCGGCACATCCCCGCCCGGCTGGTGCAGACCTCTCCGCCGTCTGGACGGGACAAAGGCCTGGGCGGCGCGGGGGCACACACCCTCATCGATCTGGATCTGTCGAAGTACGACAAGCTGGCGGCGCGGTTCCAGCAGGAGCAGCGCGAGGCCCTGTCCTTCCTCAAGGCGGGCATCGACACGCGCAACGCGGCGTTCAACCGCATCATCGAGCGCATCGAGCAGGTGGCCATCCAGTCTCGAGCGCCGCTGCTCATCACCGGGCCCACGGGAGCGGGCAAGTCGCAGCTCGCGCGACGAATCTACGCACTGAAGAAGGCCCGGCGGCAGGTGAGCGGGCCGTTCGTGGATCTCAACTGCGCCACGCTCCGTGGAGACGCTGCCATGTCCGCCCTATTCGGCCACGTGAAGGGCGCGTTCACGGGCGCGGTGAACGATCGGCCCGGGCTGCTGCGGCAGGCGAACGGGGGCGTGCTGTTCCTGGACGAGATTGGCGAGCTGGGCGCGGACGAGCAGGCCATGCTGCTGCGCGCGCTCGAGGACAAGCGCTTCCTGCCGGTGGGCTCGGACAAGGAGGTGGAGAGCGACTTCCAGCTCATCGCCGGGACGAACCGGGACCTCCAGGTCGAGGTGGAGCACGGGCGCTTCCGGGAGGATCTGCTGGCGCGCATCAACCTGTGGACTTTCCGGCTCCCAGCCCTGCGCGAGCGTCCCGAGGACATTCCTCCCAACCTGCTCTACGAGCTGGACCAGGCCTCCCAGGCGCTGGGCCTGCGAGTGACGATGAACAAGGAGGCACAGGAGCACTTCCTCCGGTTCGCCACGTCTCCCGAGGCTCGATGGAGCGGCAACTTCAGGGACTTGAACGCGGCGGTGCTACGCATGGCCACGCTGGCCTCTGGTGGACGCATTACCCGAGAGGACGTGGACGAGGAGCTCTCGCGGCTGCGCGCTCAGTGGACGAAGAGCACGGGTCCGGCCACGGCAGGCTCGGTGGACCTGGTGGCGGAGGTGCTCGGGGCCGAGCTGGCCGCGGAGCTGGACCGGTTCGATCGGGTCCAGCTCGCGGACGTGATCGCCGTGTGCAGGCAGTCACGCACGCTCTCGGAGGCCGGACGCGTGCTGTTTGCTCAATCACGCGCTCGGAAGCAGAGCACCAACGACGCGGATCGCCTGAAGAAGTACCTCACCCGCTTCGGGCTGGGCTGGGATGACGTCTCCAAGCGTGGCGCGAACGAGGCGGCCTGA
- a CDS encoding metallophosphoesterase family protein: MNAASRGGSEVATLPLLRATVDALPSDIEALIALSDLQGVAPHALHDGAATLLGEVLADELALMGETGDLPHPSHTGILLMGDLFSDPGANVRGASGDVRSVWNAFAAQFRWVAGVAGNHDTFGSSRERERFRQQAGIHLLDGEVRELDGLVLGGVSGIIGRTDKPGRRDEADQLEHIRGVLRQEPELLLLHEGPDFPLEERRGNAAIREAVRARTGMLVVCGHSHWESPLATFEGGAQVLNVDARAVLLTRAPA, from the coding sequence ATGAACGCCGCCTCGCGCGGCGGCTCGGAGGTCGCAACGCTTCCGCTGCTGCGCGCCACCGTCGACGCCCTGCCCTCGGACATCGAGGCGCTGATCGCCTTGTCGGACCTCCAGGGGGTGGCACCTCACGCGCTGCACGACGGTGCCGCCACGCTCCTCGGCGAGGTGCTGGCGGATGAGCTGGCCCTGATGGGAGAGACGGGAGACCTCCCCCACCCGAGCCACACCGGGATCCTTCTCATGGGGGATCTGTTCTCGGATCCTGGCGCGAACGTGCGCGGAGCCTCGGGGGATGTGCGGAGCGTCTGGAATGCCTTCGCCGCGCAGTTCCGCTGGGTGGCGGGCGTGGCGGGCAACCACGACACCTTCGGAAGCTCTCGCGAGCGGGAGCGCTTCCGCCAGCAAGCAGGCATCCACCTGCTGGATGGAGAGGTGCGAGAGCTGGATGGCCTCGTGCTGGGCGGAGTGAGTGGCATCATCGGCCGGACCGACAAGCCCGGTCGCCGCGACGAAGCGGACCAGCTGGAGCACATCCGCGGAGTCCTGCGCCAGGAGCCCGAGCTCCTCCTGCTGCACGAGGGCCCGGACTTCCCCCTGGAAGAGCGCCGAGGCAACGCCGCCATCCGCGAGGCCGTCCGTGCAAGGACCGGCATGCTCGTCGTCTGCGGGCACTCCCACTGGGAGTCACCGCTCGCGACGTTCGAGGGCGGCGCCCAGGTGCTCAACGTGGATGCTCGTGCCGTCCTGCTGACACGCGCTCCGGCGTGA
- a CDS encoding DUF4388 domain-containing protein, which yields MKTILVVTADTSVKAAVASAFRIHCDEFSVLTVTEAPKALSVMETRKVDLLLTAQSIPVLDDFQLLVYLLNRRPRVPVMVMSSRRRRGRASSKVPSEIPYLPLSLEGDELVSRIRTCLEERVRAQLPSVTLPSLLQVLHQEHATCRLLVCRENQRGKLYVHSGELVHARCGRLEGDRALLQILGWQWPQLLLLGQPRDVLQSISVRTSQLLGLFASDGARATPAQSAPAQRKSLPQTYEPPPGPDTFESARQTRPWTDHANRRLNWWDRKPGTRWMWWAVPDKTQSE from the coding sequence GTGAAAACCATCCTGGTGGTGACGGCTGATACCTCCGTCAAGGCAGCCGTGGCGTCGGCCTTCCGGATTCATTGCGATGAGTTCTCGGTGCTCACGGTGACGGAAGCGCCCAAGGCCCTGAGCGTCATGGAGACACGCAAGGTGGATCTGCTGCTCACCGCGCAGTCCATCCCGGTGCTGGATGACTTCCAGCTCCTGGTGTACCTGCTGAACCGGCGCCCCCGAGTACCGGTGATGGTGATGAGCTCGCGCAGGAGGCGGGGGCGAGCCTCCTCCAAGGTGCCATCGGAGATTCCCTATCTCCCGCTGTCCCTGGAGGGCGACGAGCTCGTCTCCCGGATCCGGACGTGCCTGGAGGAGAGGGTGCGCGCTCAGCTTCCGAGCGTCACGCTCCCCAGCCTGCTCCAGGTCCTCCACCAGGAGCACGCCACGTGCAGGCTGCTGGTGTGCAGGGAGAACCAGCGAGGCAAGCTCTATGTGCACTCGGGAGAGCTCGTCCATGCGCGATGCGGGAGGCTGGAGGGAGACAGGGCACTCCTCCAGATCCTGGGCTGGCAGTGGCCGCAGCTCCTCCTGCTCGGACAGCCACGAGACGTGCTCCAGAGCATCAGCGTGCGGACCAGCCAGCTGCTGGGGTTGTTCGCCTCCGACGGAGCCAGAGCCACTCCGGCGCAGTCCGCGCCCGCGCAGCGGAAGTCTCTCCCGCAGACGTACGAACCTCCACCGGGGCCCGACACCTTCGAGAGCGCGCGGCAGACTCGGCCCTGGACCGACCATGCGAACCGCCGTCTGAACTGGTGGGACAGGAAGCCCGGCACCCGGTGGATGTGGTGGGCAGTGCCCGACAAGACCCAGAGTGAGTGA
- a CDS encoding sensor histidine kinase produces the protein MGPLFAYSLVPVVSVALLLCFTATLRARNARGLAFYCLTVAAWSGTLLMLCMPRTMWLGERLVSIGTFTAAGFLHAAYNVTGQRSYRLVVFAYLVALGLTVLGAVEPNVLYGPLAMTRGPLFWPAMVLAVVAATVPLVHLLRAYRVAPAERRPLLRGVGIAGVMTYSGGVSNAMLLSSGYALPFGMYLVLGGLLVLAQVIGGHQAESDRRLLERSLLYSALAAVLSAGFLFGVLTLMAGSGQPFLVEYRVGAFFLLALAALAFEPVRQGFQEWLGRRLLKGRAAASELAEELVKQEERADQSARLAELGQFTSAVAHEVRNPLGVLAAHLKLLERKGADPEALSAMREQIDRASHFVDELLRYGRPRPLELRRVDLRATVALAYSTARQGLGALAPETAFEQPDGEMLELEADQAQLSQVLVVLFENALLALRDVPAPRLRVMCTQEAERVRVVVEDNGPGIPPELLPRLFQPFVTGRKREGPRPGTGLGLAIARGIVERHGGRVTAGKAELGGARFEVELPRTQTVMAAATGA, from the coding sequence ATGGGGCCTCTCTTCGCCTACAGCCTGGTGCCCGTCGTCTCGGTGGCCTTGCTGCTGTGCTTCACCGCCACGCTCCGTGCCCGGAACGCGCGAGGGCTGGCCTTCTACTGTCTGACGGTGGCGGCGTGGAGCGGCACGCTGCTGATGCTGTGCATGCCACGGACGATGTGGTTGGGAGAGCGTCTCGTGTCGATCGGCACCTTCACGGCCGCGGGGTTCCTGCACGCGGCCTACAACGTCACGGGCCAGCGCTCGTACCGGCTGGTGGTGTTCGCCTATCTCGTGGCGCTGGGGCTGACGGTGCTGGGAGCGGTGGAGCCCAACGTCCTCTATGGCCCACTGGCGATGACGCGGGGGCCGCTGTTCTGGCCGGCGATGGTGCTGGCGGTGGTGGCGGCGACGGTGCCGCTCGTCCATCTGCTGCGCGCGTACCGGGTGGCGCCGGCCGAGCGGCGTCCGCTGCTGCGCGGGGTGGGCATCGCCGGGGTGATGACGTACTCCGGCGGCGTCTCCAACGCGATGCTGCTCTCGAGCGGATACGCGCTGCCGTTCGGCATGTACCTGGTGCTGGGCGGGCTGCTGGTGCTGGCGCAGGTGATTGGCGGGCACCAGGCGGAGAGCGATCGCCGGCTGCTGGAGCGAAGCCTGTTGTACTCGGCGCTGGCGGCGGTGCTGTCGGCGGGCTTCCTGTTCGGGGTGCTGACGCTGATGGCCGGCAGCGGGCAGCCGTTCCTGGTGGAGTACCGGGTGGGCGCGTTCTTCCTGCTGGCGCTGGCGGCGCTGGCGTTCGAGCCGGTGCGGCAGGGGTTCCAGGAGTGGCTGGGGCGGCGGCTGCTGAAGGGCAGGGCGGCGGCGAGCGAGCTGGCCGAGGAGCTGGTGAAGCAGGAGGAGCGCGCCGACCAGTCGGCTCGGTTGGCGGAGCTGGGACAGTTCACGTCGGCGGTGGCCCATGAGGTGCGCAACCCGCTGGGAGTGCTCGCGGCGCACCTGAAGCTGCTGGAGCGCAAGGGGGCGGATCCAGAGGCGCTCTCGGCGATGCGGGAACAGATCGACCGGGCAAGCCACTTCGTGGACGAGCTGCTGCGCTACGGCAGGCCGAGACCGCTGGAGCTGCGGCGGGTGGATCTGCGCGCGACGGTGGCGCTGGCGTACTCGACGGCCCGGCAGGGCCTGGGGGCACTGGCGCCCGAGACGGCGTTCGAGCAGCCGGACGGAGAGATGCTGGAGCTGGAGGCGGATCAGGCGCAGCTCTCGCAGGTGCTGGTGGTGCTGTTCGAGAACGCGCTGCTGGCGCTGAGGGACGTTCCGGCGCCGAGGCTGCGAGTGATGTGCACCCAGGAAGCAGAGCGGGTGCGCGTGGTGGTGGAGGACAACGGGCCGGGGATTCCGCCGGAGCTGTTGCCGCGCCTGTTCCAGCCCTTCGTCACGGGGCGCAAGCGCGAAGGACCGAGACCGGGCACGGGGCTGGGGCTGGCCATCGCTCGCGGAATCGTGGAGCGGCACGGCGGGCGCGTCACGGCGGGGAAGGCGGAGCTGGGAGGCGCCCGGTTCGAGGTGGAGCTGCCCAGGACGCAGACCGTGATGGCCGCCGCGACGGGCGCGTGA
- a CDS encoding EamA family transporter, translating into MQYFVMVAAGATLWGFWPLFLRPAGLTGVQNALLALLTMALPAPFLLSRKALADRRATVALVIMGVADAANVALFFAAVNRGPVAVAVLTHYLAPLLVALAAPWVAREPRSPRALVGAPLTLLGLALLIWKPGADFSGGTALLGGASAIFFAITVFCAKEAARAWSPLGVTSVHSAVSVVTLLLFFGRGALPPLEPSALWVVAGGVLCALSGNILFNTGLRRIPTSATGALTYMEPLTATLVGWGAFHEALGPLGLLGGTIVLALGVWVATEPRASDSPLPSISGTS; encoded by the coding sequence GTGCAGTACTTCGTCATGGTCGCGGCGGGGGCCACCCTCTGGGGCTTCTGGCCGCTCTTCCTGCGCCCCGCGGGGCTCACCGGCGTCCAGAACGCCCTGCTCGCGCTGCTCACCATGGCCCTGCCCGCCCCGTTCCTGCTGAGCAGGAAGGCGCTCGCGGATCGCCGCGCCACCGTGGCCCTCGTCATCATGGGCGTGGCCGATGCCGCCAACGTGGCCCTCTTCTTCGCCGCCGTGAACCGCGGGCCCGTCGCCGTCGCCGTGCTCACCCACTACCTGGCCCCGCTGCTGGTCGCTCTCGCCGCGCCGTGGGTCGCTCGGGAGCCACGCTCGCCCCGGGCACTCGTTGGGGCTCCACTGACTCTGCTGGGGCTGGCCCTGCTCATCTGGAAGCCCGGCGCGGACTTCTCGGGAGGCACGGCGCTGCTGGGCGGCGCCAGCGCCATCTTCTTCGCCATCACCGTGTTCTGCGCCAAGGAGGCCGCGCGCGCCTGGTCTCCCCTGGGCGTCACCTCCGTGCACTCCGCCGTCTCCGTCGTGACGCTGCTGCTCTTCTTCGGCCGAGGCGCCCTGCCGCCGCTCGAGCCGTCGGCGCTCTGGGTCGTCGCTGGCGGCGTGCTGTGCGCCCTGTCCGGCAACATCCTCTTCAACACCGGGTTGCGGCGCATCCCCACCTCCGCCACGGGCGCGCTCACCTATATGGAGCCGCTCACCGCCACCCTCGTCGGCTGGGGCGCATTCCACGAGGCACTCGGCCCCCTGGGCCTGCTCGGAGGCACCATCGTCCTGGCCCTCGGTGTCTGGGTTGCGACGGAGCCACGAGCCTCGGATTCGCCTTTACCATCAATTTCTGGTACTTCTTGA
- a CDS encoding tRNA-uridine aminocarboxypropyltransferase, with product MRSRTPVDLAGRCPRCYLPTRLCLCAEVPRLDTRTEFLVIRHNKEKEKSTNTARMAALALPRCRVLTYGAPGERFDGSVLEEPDTWILFPNTQPPAPDAPPPRRLIVLDGSWGQARRMVQRLPALRRLPGLSLPPPPPNTRRLRRPPNPEGMSTLEAMAGAVALLEGEELARQLYALHELMIDRVLESRGRLGGMWE from the coding sequence ATGAGGTCTCGCACCCCGGTGGACCTCGCGGGCCGCTGCCCGAGGTGCTACCTGCCCACGCGCCTGTGCCTGTGCGCGGAGGTGCCGCGCCTGGACACGCGCACCGAGTTCCTCGTCATCCGCCACAACAAGGAGAAGGAGAAGTCCACCAACACGGCGCGGATGGCGGCGCTCGCCCTGCCCCGCTGCCGGGTGCTCACGTATGGCGCTCCGGGCGAGCGCTTCGATGGCTCGGTGCTGGAGGAGCCGGACACGTGGATCCTCTTTCCGAACACGCAGCCGCCCGCTCCGGACGCTCCGCCGCCTCGACGGCTGATCGTGCTGGACGGGAGCTGGGGCCAGGCACGCAGGATGGTGCAGCGGCTCCCCGCGCTGCGCAGGCTGCCGGGGCTGTCGCTGCCGCCGCCGCCGCCGAATACCCGAAGGCTCCGCCGTCCGCCCAACCCCGAGGGCATGTCCACGCTGGAGGCCATGGCGGGCGCCGTGGCGCTCCTCGAGGGTGAGGAGCTGGCCCGGCAGCTCTACGCGCTGCACGAGCTGATGATCGATCGGGTGCTGGAGAGCCGGGGCCGGCTCGGGGGCATGTGGGAGTGA
- a CDS encoding protein-disulfide reductase DsbD family protein has product MKKVGILAAVCGIAVAVVPWLMPTGPTAGLDASQFLASGSLFLGAAVVFAGGLLTSLTPCVYPLIPITVSVFGARKAEGRGKALVLTSSYIIGMGVVFSALGVLAAKTGQAFGAMLGHPGVVTGLAVFLLVLATSMFGAFELALPYGLQQRLNSVGGAGLAGAFLMGSVSGFLAAPCTGPVLTGLLAFVAKSANTTLGAGLLFIYALGIGVPFFLIGVFTVRLPRGGEWMEWVKSVLGIILVALAISYLRDAFPWARDTVKAVSSQVGRVPGAFITGALTAVGVVLGAVHLSFKAGAREFAIKAVGVALVVVAIVIRVGAMDAAPTGQLWVKLGWAQPPQAPTFQWHHVMPAKQATFSTEEFDQVLARARSEGKPVMIDFFADWCAACKELDRETYPAPEVISESGRFLNIKIDATNSEDALDALMERFGVEGLPTVAFISSGGEILKAPRVTGFLEPKPFTEELKKVR; this is encoded by the coding sequence CGCCGCGGTGTGCGGCATCGCCGTGGCGGTTGTTCCCTGGCTCATGCCCACCGGCCCCACCGCCGGGCTGGATGCCTCCCAGTTCCTCGCCTCGGGGAGCCTGTTCCTGGGGGCCGCCGTCGTGTTCGCGGGCGGCCTCCTCACCTCCCTGACGCCCTGCGTCTACCCCCTCATCCCCATCACCGTGTCCGTCTTCGGAGCTCGCAAGGCGGAGGGGCGAGGCAAGGCGCTGGTGCTCACCTCCTCGTACATCATCGGCATGGGGGTGGTGTTCAGCGCGCTCGGAGTGCTGGCGGCCAAGACGGGGCAGGCCTTCGGCGCGATGCTGGGCCACCCCGGGGTGGTGACGGGCCTGGCGGTGTTCCTCCTGGTGCTGGCCACCTCCATGTTCGGCGCGTTCGAGCTGGCGCTGCCCTACGGCCTGCAGCAGCGGCTGAACTCGGTGGGCGGCGCGGGCCTGGCCGGCGCGTTCCTCATGGGCAGCGTGTCCGGGTTCCTCGCCGCGCCGTGCACCGGGCCGGTGCTCACCGGACTGCTGGCCTTCGTGGCCAAGTCGGCGAACACCACGCTGGGCGCGGGGCTGCTGTTCATCTACGCGCTCGGCATCGGTGTGCCCTTCTTCCTCATCGGCGTCTTCACCGTGCGGCTGCCTCGCGGCGGCGAGTGGATGGAGTGGGTGAAGAGCGTGCTGGGCATCATCCTCGTGGCGCTCGCCATCTCGTACCTGAGGGATGCGTTCCCCTGGGCTCGCGACACGGTGAAGGCCGTGTCCTCGCAGGTGGGCCGCGTGCCGGGCGCCTTCATCACCGGGGCGCTCACGGCGGTGGGCGTGGTCCTCGGTGCCGTGCACCTCTCGTTCAAGGCCGGGGCGCGTGAGTTCGCCATCAAGGCCGTGGGCGTGGCGCTCGTGGTGGTCGCCATCGTCATCCGCGTGGGCGCCATGGACGCGGCCCCCACCGGACAGCTCTGGGTGAAGCTCGGCTGGGCGCAGCCGCCCCAGGCGCCGACGTTCCAGTGGCACCACGTGATGCCCGCCAAGCAGGCCACCTTCTCTACCGAGGAGTTCGACCAGGTGCTCGCCCGCGCCCGCAGCGAGGGCAAGCCGGTGATGATCGACTTCTTCGCGGACTGGTGCGCGGCCTGCAAGGAGCTGGACCGCGAGACGTATCCGGCTCCCGAGGTCATCTCCGAGTCCGGGCGCTTCCTCAACATCAAGATTGACGCCACCAACAGCGAGGACGCGCTCGATGCGCTGATGGAGCGCTTCGGCGTGGAGGGCCTGCCCACCGTGGCCTTCATCTCCTCGGGCGGAGAGATTCTGAAGGCCCCGCGCGTCACCGGCTTCCTGGAGCCCAAGCCGTTCACCGAGGAGCTCAAGAAGGTCCGCTGA